A window of Panicum virgatum strain AP13 chromosome 8K, P.virgatum_v5, whole genome shotgun sequence contains these coding sequences:
- the LOC120643560 gene encoding germin-like protein 1-3, whose product MAHKLPATLVAAFAVLLALAAPLVVIAGDPDMLQDICVADYHSLKGPLRLNGFPCKRAENVTAHDFSSGLLAKPGNTSNAVGSAVTAANVEMVAGLNTLGVSMARIDFAPWGVNPPHTHPRATEIIFVLKGSLHVGFITTANVLFARTLRRGEIFVFPRGLVHFQRNNGRAPAAVVSAFNSQLPGTQAVAATLFGASPPVPDDVLARAFQIDAGLVEAIRAKFPAPM is encoded by the exons cgcgccgctggtGGTCATCGCCGGCGACCCCGACATGCTCCAGGACATCTGCGTCGCCGACTACCATTCCCTCAAGGGCC cgcTGAGGCTGAACGGGTTCCCGTGCAAGAGGGCGGAGAACGTGACGGCGCACGACTTCTCCTCCGGCCTGCTGGCGAAGCCCGGCAACACCAGCAACGCGGTGGGGtcggcggtgacggcggcgaACGTGGAGATGGTGGCGGGGCTCAACACCCTGGGCGTGTCCATGGCGCGCATCGACTTCGCGCCGTGGGGTGTGAACCCGCCGCACACCCACCCGCGCGCCACCGAGATCATCTTCGTCCTCAAGGGATCCCTCCACGTCGGCTTCATCACCACCGCGAACGTCCTCTTCGCACGCACCCTCCGAAGGGGCGAGATCTTCGTCTTCCCCCGCGGCCTCGTCCACTTCCAGAGGAACAAcggccgcgcccccgccgccgtcgtctccgCCTTCAACAGCCAGCTGCCGGGCACGcaggccgtcgccgccacgctcttcggcgcctcgccgccggtgcccgaCGACGTGCTCGCCAGGGCGTTCCAGATCGACGCCGGCCTCGTCGAGGCCATCAGGGCCAAGTTCCCGGCGCCCATGTAG